The Micromonospora sp. NBC_00421 genome contains a region encoding:
- a CDS encoding CoA-transferase subunit beta, with protein MADWTADEMMTVAAARQLRDGTACFVGIGLPSTAANLARATHAPHLVLVYESGCLGAKPDRLPLSIGDGILADTADAVVSVPEVFNYWLQPGRIDVGFLGAAQLDRYGNLNTTVVGDDYAAPGVRLPGAGGAPEIAASCGEVVVIVRQSRRTFVDRVDFVTSVGYGAGPGDRERLGLRGGGPRLVITDLGVLEPDPVTCELTLTRLHPGATREQARAATGWDLAVADPLTTGDPPTADELSVLRALEATTHGTPGRAGAPTGRRPADAPTGRPVAVVPDA; from the coding sequence ATGGCGGACTGGACCGCGGACGAGATGATGACCGTCGCCGCCGCACGACAGCTCCGCGACGGCACCGCCTGCTTCGTCGGGATCGGTCTGCCCAGCACGGCGGCGAACCTCGCCCGGGCCACCCACGCCCCCCACCTGGTGCTCGTCTACGAGTCCGGCTGCCTCGGTGCGAAACCGGACCGGCTCCCACTGTCCATCGGCGACGGCATCCTCGCCGACACCGCCGACGCGGTGGTGTCGGTGCCGGAGGTGTTCAACTACTGGCTCCAGCCCGGCCGGATCGACGTGGGCTTCCTCGGCGCCGCGCAACTCGACCGGTACGGCAACCTCAACACCACTGTCGTCGGCGACGACTACGCCGCCCCGGGGGTCCGGCTGCCCGGCGCCGGTGGGGCACCGGAGATCGCCGCCTCCTGCGGCGAGGTCGTGGTGATCGTCCGGCAGAGCCGCCGCACCTTCGTCGACCGGGTCGACTTCGTCACCTCGGTCGGGTACGGGGCGGGCCCGGGCGACCGGGAACGGCTCGGCCTGCGCGGCGGCGGCCCCCGCCTGGTGATCACCGACCTCGGTGTCCTCGAACCCGATCCGGTCACCTGCGAGCTCACCCTGACCCGGCTGCATCCCGGCGCGACCCGGGAACAGGCGCGGGCGGCCACCGGCTGGGACCTCGCCGTCGCCGACCCACTGACCACGGGCGACCCGCCCACGGCAGACGAGCTGTCGGTGCTGCGCGCGCTGGAGGCGACCACGCACGGCACCCCCGGCCGGGCGGGTGCCCCCACCGGCCGGCGACCGGCTGATGCCCCCACCGGCCGGCCGGTGGCCGTGGTGCCGGACGCCTGA
- a CDS encoding PaaX family transcriptional regulator, with translation MSRRQPKQLLLALFGEHVVDDATGPIRASALITVLEGAGVAAPAIRATLDRLVRSGILTRGRSGRETLFSLTEHGAAVLREATYRVRGPRPFDPQGSGWTLVTFSIPEDQRRLRHRLRSTLTWEGFAPIRDGLWLAPGEVDLAGSLEPLRQDLAPHAVVAFHARELAGFPIGESVRAAWDIEAIRREHLAFIEVWDDPAATALASSALTLRTMLVADWLALLRADPRLPAEFMDAQWPATRSVETYRRVHRTLAEASAAEFAALVAARPTVSRRSGP, from the coding sequence GTGAGCCGGCGTCAACCGAAGCAACTCCTGCTCGCCCTCTTCGGCGAGCACGTGGTCGACGACGCCACCGGGCCGATCCGGGCGAGCGCCCTGATCACCGTGCTGGAGGGGGCGGGCGTCGCCGCGCCGGCGATCCGGGCCACCCTCGACCGGCTGGTCCGCAGCGGCATCCTCACCCGGGGCCGCAGCGGCAGGGAGACCCTGTTCTCGCTGACCGAGCACGGGGCGGCGGTGCTGCGCGAGGCGACCTACCGGGTGCGCGGGCCACGACCGTTCGACCCCCAGGGCAGCGGCTGGACGCTTGTCACCTTCTCGATCCCGGAGGACCAGCGCCGGCTGCGGCACCGACTGCGCTCCACCCTCACCTGGGAGGGTTTCGCGCCGATCCGCGACGGGCTCTGGCTGGCGCCCGGCGAGGTCGACCTCGCCGGGTCGTTGGAGCCGCTGCGACAGGACCTCGCGCCGCACGCCGTGGTCGCCTTCCACGCCCGCGAACTCGCCGGCTTCCCGATCGGCGAGAGCGTCCGCGCCGCCTGGGACATCGAGGCGATCCGCCGCGAGCACCTGGCGTTCATCGAGGTGTGGGACGACCCGGCCGCGACGGCGCTGGCGTCGAGCGCGCTGACCCTGCGGACGATGCTGGTGGCGGACTGGCTCGCCCTGCTGCGGGCCGACCCGCGGCTGCCGGCGGAGTTCATGGACGCGCAGTGGCCGGCCACCCGGTCGGTGGAGACCTACCGTCGGGTGCACCGGACGCTGGCCGAGGCGTCCGCGGCGGAGTTCGCCGCCCTCGTCGCGGCCCGCCCCACGGTCAGCCGGCGAAGCGGGCCCTGA
- a CDS encoding ABC transporter ATP-binding protein has product MPDRRTLLRVEHLRKVYQSPTGDVEAIGDLSFTMDAGELVCIVGPSGCGKTTLLKCLAGLLRPTGGVVEMHGAPVTGPSPAMAVVFQEYGRSLYPWLTVRGNVELPLRHKKLSRADRATLVADALDAVGLAHAACSHPWQLSGGMQQRVAIARALAYQPEVLIMDEPFAAVDAQTRADLEDLVRELHARRGMSILFVTHDIDESVYLGQRVLVLSHSPTRVREDLAIDLPAERDQIGTRALPRFTELRTHVYGEIQRAKRGQNVAPHLAP; this is encoded by the coding sequence GTGCCTGACCGGCGCACCCTGCTGCGGGTGGAGCACCTGCGCAAGGTCTACCAGTCCCCCACCGGCGACGTCGAGGCGATCGGGGACCTCAGCTTCACCATGGACGCCGGCGAGCTCGTCTGCATCGTCGGGCCGTCCGGGTGCGGCAAGACCACCCTGCTGAAGTGCCTCGCCGGGCTGCTGCGCCCCACCGGTGGGGTGGTCGAGATGCACGGCGCGCCGGTGACCGGCCCGAGCCCCGCGATGGCCGTGGTGTTCCAGGAGTACGGCCGCAGCCTCTATCCGTGGCTGACGGTGCGCGGCAACGTCGAGCTTCCGCTGCGGCACAAGAAACTCTCCCGCGCGGACCGGGCCACGCTGGTCGCCGACGCGCTCGACGCGGTGGGCCTGGCACACGCCGCGTGCAGCCACCCGTGGCAGCTCTCCGGCGGGATGCAGCAGCGGGTGGCGATCGCCCGGGCCCTCGCCTACCAACCCGAGGTCCTGATCATGGACGAACCGTTCGCCGCGGTGGACGCGCAGACCCGGGCCGACCTGGAGGACCTGGTCCGCGAGCTGCACGCCCGCCGTGGGATGTCGATCCTCTTCGTCACCCACGACATCGACGAGTCGGTGTACCTGGGCCAGCGGGTGCTGGTGCTGTCGCACTCCCCGACCCGGGTCCGCGAGGACCTGGCGATCGACCTGCCGGCGGAGCGCGACCAGATCGGCACCCGCGCCCTGCCCCGCTTCACCGAGCTGCGCACGCACGTCTACGGCGAGATCCAGCGGGCCAAGCGGGGGCAGAATGTGGCCCCGCACCTCGCGCCGTGA
- a CDS encoding CoA transferase subunit A, with translation MAKLVPLADGVADLVRDGDVVALEGFTHLIPFAAGHEIIRQRRRELTLVRMTPDVVYDQLIGAGCARRLVFSWGGNPGVGSLHRFRDAVQHAWPGPLELEEHSHAGMANRYVAGASGLPFAVLRGYTGTDLPRHTANVRPVDCPFTGETLTAVAALRPDVTVVHAQRADRAGNVQLWGITGVQKEAVLAAHRSLVTVEEIVDELTPVPGQVVLPGWAVTAVAEVPGGAHPSYAQGYSVRDNDFYRAWDAVSRDRDTFRAWLDRHVHRAGVAT, from the coding sequence ATGGCGAAGCTGGTCCCGCTGGCCGACGGCGTGGCGGACCTGGTCCGCGACGGTGACGTGGTGGCCCTCGAAGGGTTCACCCACCTCATCCCGTTCGCCGCCGGCCACGAGATCATCCGCCAGCGCCGGCGGGAGCTGACCCTGGTCCGGATGACCCCCGACGTCGTCTACGACCAGCTCATCGGGGCGGGTTGTGCCCGTCGCCTGGTCTTCTCCTGGGGCGGCAACCCGGGGGTGGGGTCGCTGCACCGCTTCCGGGACGCCGTGCAGCACGCCTGGCCGGGTCCGCTGGAGCTGGAGGAGCACAGCCACGCGGGGATGGCCAACCGCTACGTGGCCGGGGCATCCGGGCTGCCGTTCGCCGTCCTGCGCGGCTACACCGGCACCGACCTGCCCCGGCACACGGCCAACGTCCGACCGGTCGACTGCCCCTTCACCGGGGAGACCCTCACCGCCGTGGCGGCCCTGCGCCCGGACGTGACGGTGGTGCACGCGCAGCGCGCCGACCGGGCCGGCAACGTGCAGCTGTGGGGCATCACCGGGGTGCAGAAGGAGGCGGTGCTCGCCGCGCACCGGTCACTGGTCACCGTCGAGGAGATCGTGGACGAGTTGACCCCGGTGCCCGGGCAGGTCGTACTGCCGGGTTGGGCGGTCACCGCCGTGGCCGAGGTGCCCGGTGGCGCACACCCCTCCTACGCCCAGGGCTACTCGGTCCGGGACAACGACTTCTACCGGGCCTGGGACGCCGTCAGCCGGGACCGGGACACCTTCCGCGCCTGGCTCGACCGGCACGTGCACCGGGCCGGAGTGGCGACGTGA
- a CDS encoding ABC transporter permease, producing the protein MTAYPGRIATPPRRRAAGDRLMAGVLHALGLPLLLLVLWGLVATRSTSLFFPGPVTIAEAFVDTWIGPAFVEDVLPSLYRLGLGVAASIVLGIAAGTVIGLTRWLRELLEPLLEFLRAIPPPVLIPVAMLLLGITDTMKVAVIVSGAVWPILLNTVEGVRATDSVLTETARSFRVTWWQRLWFLVLPAASPRIMAGVRQALSVGLILMVISEMFASSAGLGYRIAYFQRNYLVAEMWSGILLLGLVGVLLAVAFGLVERRVLRWYHGIREVNRA; encoded by the coding sequence GTGACCGCGTACCCGGGCCGGATCGCCACCCCGCCGCGCCGTCGCGCCGCCGGCGACCGCCTGATGGCGGGCGTGCTGCACGCGCTCGGGCTGCCGCTGCTGCTCCTGGTGCTCTGGGGCCTGGTGGCGACCAGGTCGACCAGCCTGTTCTTCCCCGGCCCGGTGACGATCGCCGAAGCCTTCGTCGACACCTGGATCGGCCCGGCGTTCGTCGAGGACGTGCTGCCGAGCCTCTACCGCCTCGGCCTCGGCGTCGCCGCGTCGATCGTGCTCGGCATCGCCGCCGGCACCGTCATCGGCCTGACCCGGTGGCTGCGCGAACTGCTCGAACCACTGCTGGAGTTCCTCCGGGCCATCCCGCCACCGGTGCTGATCCCGGTGGCCATGCTCCTGCTCGGCATCACCGACACGATGAAGGTGGCGGTGATCGTCTCCGGCGCGGTCTGGCCGATCCTGCTGAACACCGTCGAGGGTGTCCGGGCGACCGACAGCGTGCTGACCGAGACCGCCCGGTCGTTCCGGGTCACCTGGTGGCAGCGGCTGTGGTTCCTGGTGCTGCCGGCCGCCAGCCCCCGGATCATGGCCGGGGTCCGGCAGGCGCTCTCGGTCGGCCTCATCCTGATGGTCATCTCCGAGATGTTCGCCTCGTCGGCCGGGCTGGGTTACCGGATCGCCTACTTCCAGCGCAACTACCTGGTCGCCGAGATGTGGAGCGGCATCCTGCTGCTCGGGCTGGTCGGTGTCCTGCTCGCCGTCGCATTCGGTCTCGTCGAACGGCGCGTGCTGCGCTGGTACCACGGAATCAGGGAGGTCAACCGTGCCTGA
- a CDS encoding ABC transporter substrate-binding protein — MALGLIAVTAIALTGCTDSDASTPSAQTSGDLRKVRVAALPITETAALWGGIKAGLFAERGLQVEVLPAQGGAQAIPALMNGDIDFAIGQPFGPFRADLQKLGVVIIGNYASSYADGDDINAVVASARSGIRRPADLAGKRVAVNSLGAAGDVTIMAAVEKDGGDPTRIKFVEVAFPDAPAQLAAGNIDAAWVPEPFVTQLKSRGDTFVVAPYQAVVPGLATLTTITTTERTEKDAKLVEDFSAAMKKTLEWARDPANETAVRQAIKDNLQLPPPVAESVRLPAFGWDVDRSSLQKLAELAQKYRVLDRQPDLDRLVHQQ, encoded by the coding sequence ATGGCTCTCGGGTTGATCGCCGTCACCGCGATCGCCCTCACCGGATGTACCGACTCCGACGCGTCCACCCCGTCCGCGCAGACCTCGGGCGACCTGCGCAAGGTGCGGGTCGCGGCGCTGCCCATCACCGAGACCGCCGCGCTGTGGGGCGGCATCAAGGCGGGCCTCTTCGCCGAGCGTGGGCTCCAGGTCGAGGTGCTGCCCGCCCAGGGCGGCGCGCAGGCCATCCCCGCGCTGATGAACGGCGACATCGACTTCGCCATCGGCCAGCCCTTCGGCCCGTTCCGGGCCGACCTGCAGAAGCTCGGCGTCGTCATCATCGGCAACTACGCCTCCTCGTACGCCGACGGCGACGACATCAACGCCGTGGTGGCCTCGGCCAGGTCCGGCATCAGGCGACCGGCCGACCTCGCGGGCAAACGGGTCGCGGTCAACAGCCTGGGCGCCGCCGGCGACGTCACGATCATGGCGGCGGTCGAGAAGGACGGCGGCGACCCCACCCGGATCAAGTTCGTCGAGGTCGCCTTCCCCGACGCTCCGGCCCAACTCGCGGCCGGCAACATCGATGCGGCCTGGGTGCCGGAGCCCTTCGTCACCCAGCTCAAGAGCCGGGGCGACACCTTCGTCGTCGCGCCCTACCAGGCGGTCGTGCCCGGCCTGGCCACCCTCACCACCATCACCACCACCGAACGCACCGAGAAGGACGCCAAGCTGGTCGAGGACTTCTCGGCGGCGATGAAGAAGACCCTGGAATGGGCCCGCGACCCGGCCAACGAGACGGCCGTGCGACAGGCCATCAAGGACAACCTCCAGCTGCCGCCGCCGGTGGCGGAGTCGGTCCGGCTCCCGGCGTTCGGCTGGGACGTCGACCGGTCGAGCCTGCAGAAGCTCGCCGAGCTCGCGCAGAAGTACCGGGTGCTCGACCGGCAACCCGACCTCGACCGCCTCGTCCACCAGCAGTAG
- the pcaH gene encoding protocatechuate 3,4-dioxygenase subunit beta translates to MTGDTTHRVGGAPVLPAYRRDDVDVHPPLLSPDYLSTVARAPRQPLAHLPQRLTEITGPLLGEGRLGHLDHDLTRQHDGEPQGQRIIVHGRVRDGDGRPLPHTLVEIWQANAAGRYRHANDTWPAPLDPHFDGVGRALTDDQGRYRFVTVRPGAYPWRNHDNAWRPAHIHFSLFGRAFTQRLVTQMYFPGDPLFFQDPVLHSVRDPRARERLVARYDHAATVPQWALGYEFDLVLRGREGTPFEDGDDDE, encoded by the coding sequence ATGACCGGGGACACCACCCACCGGGTCGGCGGCGCGCCGGTGCTGCCGGCGTACCGGCGCGACGACGTCGACGTCCACCCGCCGCTGCTCAGCCCCGACTACCTGTCGACCGTGGCGCGGGCGCCGCGGCAGCCGCTGGCCCACCTGCCGCAGCGGCTGACCGAGATCACCGGGCCGTTGCTGGGCGAGGGACGGCTCGGCCACCTCGACCACGACCTGACCCGCCAACACGACGGGGAACCGCAGGGGCAGCGGATCATCGTGCACGGCCGGGTCCGCGACGGCGACGGCCGCCCGCTGCCGCACACGCTTGTCGAGATCTGGCAGGCCAACGCCGCAGGGCGCTACCGGCACGCGAACGACACCTGGCCGGCCCCGCTCGACCCGCACTTCGACGGGGTGGGCCGGGCACTCACCGACGACCAGGGGCGCTACCGGTTCGTCACCGTGCGGCCCGGCGCCTACCCCTGGCGCAACCACGACAACGCCTGGCGGCCGGCGCACATCCACTTCTCGCTCTTCGGCCGGGCGTTCACCCAACGGCTGGTGACGCAGATGTACTTTCCCGGCGACCCGCTCTTCTTCCAGGACCCGGTGCTGCACTCGGTGCGCGACCCGAGGGCCCGGGAACGGCTGGTCGCCCGCTACGACCACGCCGCCACCGTGCCGCAGTGGGCGCTGGGGTACGAGTTCGACCTCGTGCTGCGCGGCCGGGAAGGCACCCCCTTCGAGGACGGGGACGACGATGAGTGA
- a CDS encoding 4-hydroxybenzoate 3-monooxygenase yields MRTQVGIVGAGPAGLMLSHLLHRHGIESVVLESRSRDHVEHRVRAGVLEQGSVDLLRRAGLGERLRREGLRHEGIELRFAGESHRVPMTELTGRAITVYGQQEVVKDLIAARLAADGTILFDADVVRLTGLDTDSPIVHFRRDGREEELRCDFVAGCDGFHGVSRGAVPEGVLTSYERVYPVAWLGVLAAAAPAVEELVYAHHDRGFALYSMRSPEISRLYLQVAPDADLADWPDERIWAELRTRLETVPGWSLTEGPVLEKSVTGMRSFVVEPMQWERLFLAGDAVHIVPPTGAKGMNLALADVALLGDAFAAWYDHRRTDLLAGYSATALRRVWRAQHFSWWMTSMLHRLAHDDPYETKLQTATLRYVATSRAYATSLAENYVGLPEV; encoded by the coding sequence ATGCGTACCCAGGTCGGCATCGTCGGCGCCGGACCGGCCGGACTCATGCTGTCGCACCTGCTGCACCGGCACGGCATCGAGTCGGTGGTGCTGGAGAGCCGCAGCCGGGACCACGTCGAGCACCGGGTCCGGGCCGGCGTCCTCGAACAGGGCTCGGTCGACCTGCTCCGCCGTGCCGGCCTCGGCGAGCGGCTGCGCCGGGAGGGGTTGCGGCACGAGGGCATCGAGCTGCGCTTCGCCGGCGAGTCGCACCGGGTGCCGATGACCGAGCTGACCGGACGGGCGATCACCGTCTACGGGCAGCAGGAGGTGGTCAAGGACCTGATCGCCGCCCGGCTCGCGGCCGACGGCACCATCCTGTTCGACGCCGACGTGGTCCGCCTGACCGGCCTCGACACGGACTCGCCGATCGTCCACTTCCGACGCGACGGGCGCGAGGAGGAGCTGCGTTGCGACTTCGTGGCCGGCTGCGACGGGTTCCACGGGGTGAGCCGGGGCGCGGTGCCCGAGGGGGTGCTGACCAGCTACGAACGGGTGTACCCCGTCGCCTGGCTGGGCGTGCTCGCCGCCGCCGCGCCGGCGGTGGAGGAACTCGTCTACGCCCACCACGACCGGGGCTTCGCCCTCTACAGCATGCGTTCCCCGGAGATCTCCCGGCTCTACCTCCAGGTCGCCCCGGACGCCGACCTCGCCGACTGGCCGGACGAGCGGATCTGGGCGGAGCTGCGGACCCGGCTGGAGACGGTGCCGGGCTGGTCGCTGACCGAGGGGCCGGTGCTGGAGAAGTCCGTCACCGGCATGCGCAGCTTCGTGGTGGAGCCGATGCAGTGGGAGCGGCTGTTTCTGGCGGGGGACGCGGTGCACATCGTCCCGCCGACCGGCGCGAAGGGGATGAACCTGGCGCTGGCCGACGTCGCGCTGCTCGGGGACGCCTTCGCCGCCTGGTACGACCACCGGCGCACCGACCTGCTGGCGGGCTATTCGGCAACCGCGCTGCGTCGGGTCTGGCGGGCGCAGCACTTCTCCTGGTGGATGACCTCGATGCTGCACCGGCTGGCGCACGACGACCCGTACGAGACGAAGCTGCAGACCGCGACGCTGCGGTACGTCGCCACCTCCCGGGCCTATGCCACCAGCCTGGCCGAGAACTACGTGGGCCTGCCCGAGGTCTGA
- a CDS encoding ABC transporter permease, with product MRLLPTRRLPASRRALLGVVGLAGFLAVWQAVPALGLVDPQYLPYVTDVLARLSEQLVDLAFWRRLGSTMTSWAIGVTLATVAAVVLGTVVGLVPFLRRATHTIVEFLRPIPSVALIPLAVLMFGIQRQAALVIIVYASFWQVFVQVIYGVADVDAVARDTALSFGLRRRERLTHLVLPTALPYLMTGVRLAAAVALILAVTAEMVIGNPGLGRMIELSRSGGDAVGLYALVVVTGLLGLAVNLVFRFVERRTLSWHQSVRGEQAQ from the coding sequence ATGCGCCTGCTCCCCACCCGCCGCCTGCCCGCGTCGCGCAGGGCACTGCTGGGCGTCGTCGGCCTGGCCGGATTCCTCGCCGTCTGGCAGGCGGTCCCGGCACTGGGCCTGGTCGACCCGCAGTACCTGCCGTACGTGACCGACGTGCTGGCACGGCTCTCCGAACAGCTCGTCGACCTCGCGTTCTGGCGGCGGCTGGGCAGCACCATGACGTCCTGGGCGATCGGGGTGACACTGGCGACGGTCGCCGCCGTCGTCCTCGGCACGGTCGTCGGCCTGGTGCCGTTCCTGCGGCGCGCGACGCACACGATCGTGGAGTTCCTGCGCCCCATCCCGTCGGTCGCCCTCATCCCGCTCGCCGTGCTGATGTTCGGCATCCAACGGCAGGCGGCCCTGGTCATCATCGTCTACGCGTCGTTCTGGCAGGTGTTCGTGCAGGTGATCTACGGGGTCGCCGACGTCGACGCGGTCGCCCGGGACACCGCGCTCAGTTTCGGTCTACGTCGCCGCGAACGGCTGACCCACCTCGTCCTGCCGACCGCCCTGCCGTACCTGATGACCGGCGTGCGGCTCGCGGCGGCGGTGGCGCTCATCCTGGCCGTCACCGCCGAGATGGTGATCGGCAACCCCGGCCTCGGCCGCATGATCGAGCTGTCCCGCTCGGGTGGGGACGCCGTCGGCCTGTACGCCCTGGTCGTGGTCACCGGCCTGCTCGGGCTGGCGGTGAACCTCGTCTTCCGGTTCGTGGAACGGCGGACCCTGTCGTGGCACCAGTCGGTACGAGGGGAGCAGGCGCAGTGA
- the pcaG gene encoding protocatechuate 3,4-dioxygenase subunit alpha: MSERLGVTPAQTVGPYLSIGLHWPDGPYVVPEGTPGAFWIRGRIVDGTGAPVVDALVESWQADPDGRFDHPDDPRGAWPPALAGFRGFGRSETDDQGCYRLLTVRPGSLPDPDGGTEAPHLNLSVLGRGLLHRLVTRLYFPDEPAANAVDPVLRSLDADRRDTLLAATAPDGFRFDIRLQGDRETVFFAV; encoded by the coding sequence ATGAGTGAACGGCTGGGGGTCACCCCGGCGCAGACCGTCGGGCCGTACCTGAGCATCGGCCTGCACTGGCCCGACGGCCCGTACGTCGTCCCCGAGGGCACCCCGGGGGCGTTCTGGATCCGGGGCCGGATCGTCGACGGCACCGGAGCACCGGTGGTCGACGCGCTGGTGGAGAGCTGGCAGGCCGACCCGGACGGCCGGTTCGACCATCCGGACGACCCGCGCGGCGCCTGGCCGCCCGCGCTCGCGGGGTTCCGGGGCTTCGGCCGCAGCGAGACCGACGACCAGGGGTGCTACCGGCTGCTGACCGTCAGGCCGGGTTCGCTGCCCGACCCGGACGGCGGCACCGAGGCCCCGCACCTGAACCTGTCGGTTCTCGGCCGGGGGCTGCTGCACCGCCTGGTCACCCGGCTCTACTTCCCCGACGAGCCGGCGGCCAACGCCGTCGACCCGGTGCTGCGCAGCCTGGACGCCGACCGCCGCGACACGCTGCTGGCCGCCACCGCGCCGGACGGGTTCCGCTTCGACATCCGCTTGCAGGGTGACCGTGAGACCGTCTTCTTCGCCGTCTGA